The DNA segment GCGGCCCGAACCTCCCCCGCTACCGCCCCCAAGGCAGCGGGTGTTGCCGCCGGCTCCCCGAAGCCGACGGATGAAAGCATCTGATTCGTTACTCTGAGGGAAACTTTCTGAAGAAGGGCCACAGGCCCACGTTCCCCCGCGCCCTCTCGTATGTTGTTCGCATGTCGGCGGCACCGGCGAGGTTCGGCCCGCGCCAGGCGGGATCTTTTACGCCTTTGCGGCCCGAACCTCGCCGGTGCCGCCCAAGGCGCGGGCAAGCCCCCTCAAAGACTCTCCATGCAGACCGCCTCTTCCCCGGCCAGGGGGTTTATGGTGAGCCCCGAGAGGAGCTTGGGATAGAAGTAGGTCGACTTCTGGGGCATGACAAGACCGGCCTCGGCCACGGCCTTTACCTCCGAGATGTCGGTGGGGTTCATTATGAAGAGCAGTTGGGCCTTCTCGTCGCGGCCCCGCTCGATGACCTCCCTGGAGCCCTTCACGTAGATGAGGTTCTTCTGGCGCGCCTGATCCTCCTGCGTCACGCCCAGGACCTCGCCGATTATGAGCGAGTGGAGGACGGTCACGTCGAGCGACTTGTAGACCTCCGGCACCGACGGTCCCAGCAGGCGGTCGAGCACCGAGCGGTCCTTGAGCGTCAGCAGGCAGTAGGAGTCGCGGCCCCTCATGAAGAGGCCGAAGGCGTTGCGTCCGGCCCTGTGGGCCTCGTCGAGCCCCGCAAAGAGCCGCCTTCGCGCATCGGCCTCGCCGGCAGCGCCGAAGGGAAGCTCCGTCACATGGAAGTAGGCGCCGACGCGCCTCAAGAAGTCCCCGCCGTCGAAACCTTCGAGGCCGTGGACGATCCTGTGGGTGGGAAGCACGACCATGCCCTCGTCGTCCATGTTGGAGAAGTACATCATCACGTAGTTGAAGGGCTCGAGGCCCGTGGCATCGGGCCTTGCCTCGAGCATCATGCGGCGGTAGTTGAGGGCCGTCTCGTAGCGGTGGTGTCCGTCGGCTATGAAGAGACTCCTGCCGGCCATGGACTCGGCCGCCCGGCGGAGCACGTCGGGGTCGTCCACGACCCAGAGCCTGTTCCTCACGCCCTCGTCGTCGGCCACGTCCAGGTGGGGCTCGCCTGTGACCGAGTCGAAGAGGCGGTTGAGGGTGAGCTCCGGGTCCGAGTAGAGCGAGAAGATGGAGCTGAAGTTGGCCTTGCACGCCTCCATGAGCCTGAGCCTGTCGGCCTTGGGGCCAGAGAGCGTGCGCTCGTGGGCGTGGATAGAACCGCCGCCCAGCTCCTCGAGACGGGCAAGGGCGATGAACCCCTTGCGCGTGCGCTCCACGCCGTCGATCTCGAAGGTCTGGGTGTAGTAGTAGAGGGCCGGTTTCTCGTCGCGCACGAGCACGCCCTCGTCGAGCCAGCGGGCAAGGTCGGCGGCGGCCCGGGAGTACCGGTCGTCGCCGGGACGGTCGGAACCGCTCGTCTTGCCGAGGATGAGACGGACGATGTTGTAGGGATGGCGCCTGTAGAGCTCATCCTGGAGCTGCGGCGAGATGACGTCGTAGGGAGGGGCCATGACGGCGTCCATGGTCCCAACCTTGTCCTTGTTGTAGCGGATAGCCCTGAAAGGCCTAATCTCTGTCATGACAACCCACCCGGTTTTCTAATTCGGCGTGGAGACCCTGGGGCGCGCCCCTTCTTCGCAAGAGTTTCCCCAGCGACTCCGAGCTCGATCAGGAATTGATGAGTATATTACCGGCCGGACGGACGGCGTGTCAACCTGTTTTTGAGGAAGCCCCGATTAATCACCCTGAGGGAACCTTTTTGTAAAAAGGTTCCCTCAGACTCCCTCCAAAGACTTTTAACGCCCTGCGGCTCATCCCGATTTTGCAAGCAAAATCGGGATGAGCCGCAGGGAATTGAAAGTCTTTGAAGGGGGTCTGGGGGAAACGTGGGCCTGTGGCCCTTCTACAGAAAGTTTCCCCCAGGGTGATTAATCAGAACTTCCTTAATCAGGTTGCGTCAAGCCCGTTTGGGAGAGGTGAGCACGTGGACGGCGCCCTTGGGGGATACGACTTTGCCGCCTCGACCGGCAAAGCGGCCCATCCTTGCGAGCGCCATCTCGAAGGCCTCGACGACCTTGGGGTCGAACTGCGTGCCCGACATCCTGCGCAGCTCGGCCACGGCATCGGACTCGGAGACGGCCCGGCGGTACGGCCTCGCTGAGGTCATGACCTCGAAGGCGTCGGCCACGGCTATTATGCGCGCGCCGAGGGGTATGGCGTCGCCGCCCACGCCGTGGGGGTAGCCGCGGCCGTTGTAGTGCTCGTGGTGATAGTTGACAAGGAGGGCCACTTCCTCGAGCCCCTCCATGTTGTTCAGTATCCTGCCGCCTATCTCGGGATGCTCCTTTATGACGGCGAAGTCCTCGTCCGTAAAGGTCCCCTTCTTGAGAAGCACGCCGTCGGGTATGCCGATCTTGCCGATGTCGTGAAGCAGCGCCGCCCGGCGTATGGTTTCGAGCTCCCTGCCGGAAACGCCCATCTCCCTTGCTATGGCCTCGGAGTAGCGCACCATGCGCGCGGCGTGTCCTCCGGTGTGGGGGTCGCGGGCCTCTATGGTGGATGCAAGGGTGGCGATGATGCCCATGTAGGTGCCGCTCAGCCGCTTGTAGAGCCTGGCGTTCTCTATGGCGATGGCCGCCTGGCCGCAGAGTACGGTGGCTATCTCGAGGTCCGAGTGCGAGAAGGGGTGGTCCCGCTTGAAGTTTATGAGGTTGAGCACGCCGAGAGAGACGTCCTTCATCACGATGGGCAGGCACAGGGCCGAGCGGATGTTGCGCTTGCGCATCATCTCTTTGAGCTGCGGGTCCGTCTCGGTTCTGCTGTCGAGCACCACGGGCTCCTTCTGCTCTGCCACCCGGCCCACGAACCCCTCGCCGGCCATCACCTTCAGGGAGCCGTCGTCGAGGCCGCCGGCGCCGCTGCGCCGGGTCCTGTAGGCCTTCATCATGAGCGAGCCGTCGTCGTCGAGCAGCATAATGGAGGCGAGCTCGGCGCCGGTGTAACGGGCGCTCTCCTCGACGACCATGTCGAGAAGCCTGTCGATGTCGTGCTCGACGAGCAGGCGCTTGTTCACCTCGAAGATGGGAAGCAGACCCTTGAGCTTTATGTTCTCCTTTACGACGGCGCTCTTTCTCAGCACCTCCTCCACCGTGGAAAGAAGCTCCTTACGGGTAAAGGGCTTGGTCACAAAGCCCTGGGCGCCGTGCCTTATGAGCTCTACGGCCGTCTCGAAGCTCGTGTGGGCGGTGATGACCACGACCGGAAGGTCGGTGGAGACGTCGCGGCGCAGCCTGTTTATGAACTCGAGGCCGCTCATGGCGGGCATCATGATGTCGGTGAGCACGAGGTCGAAGGACTCGTCCGCAAACCTTTCAAGCCCCTTGTCGCCGTCGCCCTCGACCGCAACCCTGTAGCCCGCAGCGGAGAGCATCCTTTTTATGGTCTCCCCAACGGACAGGTCGTCGTCTACTACGAGGATCTTCTCTCTGGCCATCTCTAACGACTCCGCGTTTGGCAGGTCCCTGGAGACTAAACGCCGACCTCGCCGGAGGACGAAGCCCTGCGGCGACGCCTCTGAAACGTGTCCGCCCCTCTTTGCAAGCTCCCGCAGGCCGGGCGGCCGTGACTGGTGTGCGTCGAGAGGATTGACCGTGGAACGGGATAAACGACGTATGCGGACTTCCCCCTAAAGCGGCGGAGTGCATGAAAATTCTCAGGAGCAGGGAGCAAACATCCGGTTACATGAAGTGGTAGACGGGTTCCGGGGCGGGAGGGGGCGACGTTGACGGCCCCATGGTCTGCTTCTTTCACGATGAACACTTTCGGCAACTAAAGCGCGAGCCCGTCGATAAGGGTTGCAAGCAGATCGATGAAAGACGGCATCGCCGATCCGCCTTGAAATCATAACATATCGGAGTCGATTGTTCCACTACAAATCTTTCGCTGAGACTCCAGGGAAGCCCTGATTTATTGCGCCTTGCCCGCGCCCGCTGCGTTGGCGGCGGCGGGGAGGTTCGGGCCGCAAAGGCGTAAAAAATCCCGCCTGGCGCGGGCCGCACCTCCCCGGCGGCGCCGAACATGCGAACAACATACGAGAGGACGCGGGGAAGAGGGGCCCATGGCCCTTCTTCAGAAGGTTCCCCCGGAGAGCCTGGAGCTGCAAGCCCCCCTGTTTTCGCGTCTGTCAGGCAGCCGGAGAGGGACGGACGCCCTCTATTCGATCTCCAGGTAGGGAGCCACGGCATCGAGGGCGCGCCGGAGCACGTCCTCGCCGTGGGGCTCTATGGTGCAGACGGGATCGGATGCGTAGCGTGCGAGGAGGCTGAAGAAGAGGGGGAAGTCCACGGTGCCGTCGCCGACGGCCAGGTGCTCGTCGTAACGGCCGTGGTTGTCGTGGATGTGGACCTCGGCGATGAAGGAGCCCACGGACTCGAACCACCGTTCGAGCGCCACGGTGGAGAAGACGTTGAGGTGGCCCGAGTCGAGACATACGCCGAAGCTCTTCGAGTCCACGGCCCTTACAAGCCGCTCGAGCGTAGAGGGCTCCTCCTCGAAGATGTTCTCCGCCGCTATGACGGTGCCCACCCTCCGGGCCTCGTCCGCTACGGCGGGCCAGGACTTCATGCTCTGGGAGAACCACAGCTCCCTGTCGCCGTCGTAGACCCTTTCGTCGTAGCAGGCGTGGAGGACCACCACCGACGGCCTGAAGATGGCGGCCGCCGAGAGCACCTGCATGTACCTCTCCACCGTGAGCTCCCTTACTCGCTCGTCGGGCGCGCCTGGATTGAGGCTCAGGTAGGGACCGTGAAAGGTGGCGGCGAGGCCGTTTCGCCGCAGCCCGCGGGCCAGTTCCCCGAGCTGCGCGGTGTCGGCGCCGTCCAGGCTCTCGGCGTCGAAGTATATCTCCGGGTTTATGCGGGCCTCGACTATCTCGTCGAAGCGCTCTGCAAGGATAGTGAAAGGCACGTGTACGTGGAGAGGCCGCTTCTTCACCCTCTACTCGCTCCCCGACAGTGTGGGCGCCGCCGCCACGCGCTCCGCGCCCATGGAGGCGAACCAGCGGTAGACCGAGGCCACACCGTCGCCGACCTCTATGCGCGGCTCGAAGCCGAGCAGGCGCCGGGCCTTCGAGATGTCCGAGAAGTTGCGCCGCAGCTCGCCCCTGCGCTCGGGCTCGAAGACGATCTCCACGTGAGGCCCGGCGAGCTCACACACCATGCGGGCAAGGTCGATTATCCTCGTCTCCCTGCCGGTGCCGAGGTTGACGGTCCCGCCCCACGGCCCCTCGTCTCCCGACGTCTCGACGAGCGAGCCGAGAAGCCCCGTGAGGTCGTCCACATGGAGGAAGTCGCGGGTCTGGAGCCCGTCGCCGTAGACGGTGAGCCCGCCCTTTGTCATGGCGTCCTTTATGAAACGGGCGACCACGCTGTTCTTGTGGAGCGAGCGGGGACCGTAGAGGTTGGAAAACCGCAGCGACAGGGTCCGCAGGCCGTAGGAGCCGTGAAAGGCGCTGCAGTAACCCTCGCAGGCGAGCTTGCTCGCGCCGTAGGGCGAGAGGGGGGCCGGCGCCCTCTCTTCGCTCATGGGCGGCTCGGCCTTGCCCATGGGGGCGTTGGACGATGCGAGGATGAAACGGTCCACACCGTTCTTCACCGACCCGTCGAGCATGTTGAGGGTGCCGACGGCGTTGACCTCGAAGTCGTGAAAGGGGTCCTTCACCGACGGGATGACGCCTGCGTGGGCCGCCAGGTGCACCACCGCGTCGATGCCCTCGGTGGCCGCCAGGCAGTGGTCCCTGCGGCGGATGTCGCCGACCATGAGGTCGATATCGCCGTCTCCGGAGGCGCTTGAAGGGGCGGCGGCGTCGCGGCGGCGCACGGCGAGCCCCCCGCTCGCCGCCGCCTCGGCAAGGGCCGCCTCGGTGCCCACGCTCAGGTCGTCGAGGACCCTTATGCGCACGGCACCGGAGGCGGCGCGGCCGGCGAGCCGTGAGACGAGGTTCGTCCCTATGAAGCCGCAGCCGCCCGTTATCAGGATACGCCGCATGGAGGGCTTCCTACTCCGCCCCGGCCGGCGTCGGGGCCGCAACGAAGGAGACCTTCCTGCGCTCCCCGCTCCAGCGCACATCGGGGATGAGGGCCTCCTTTCTGGCCTCTATCCTGTCGCGGTATTTGATCAGATCTTTTATCATTATGCGCATCTCGGCCTCCACGTCGTGGGTGGGCTTGTAGCCGAGACGCAGCAGGTGTTCGTGGTCAGGGTTATAGTAGTGCTCCTCCATCTCCTGGCGGGGGTTTTCGAGGTTTCGCACCGTCACGTCGAGGCCGAACTCACCGGCCACGCGCTTAACCTTCTCGGCGAGTTCGGTTATGTTGTAGACCTCCTCGAACTGGTTGAAGACCCGGCACTCGCCGCGCCCGGCCGGGTTCTCTATGGCGATGGTGAGACACTGCATGGAGTCACGAAGCGGCAGGAAGCCGCGGCGCTGTCCTCCCTTGCCGTAGGGCGTGAGCGGGTGACCGATGACGGCCTGGGCGCAGTAGCGGTTTATGGCCGTGCCGAAGCACTGGTCGAAGTCGAAACGGGTGCAGAGGCGCTCGTCGTCGCCCATCTCGTCTATCCTCGTGCCGAAGACGACACCCTGCATGATGTCCGTGGCCCGCAGCCCCCAGAGCCTGCAGGCGAGCATGACGTTGTTCGAGTCGTGGACCTTTGACTGGTGGTACCAGCTTCCGGCCTGGCGCGGAAAGGGGAGTGTGTCCTTGCGCCCCCTGTACTCGATGGTGAAGTAGCCTTCCGGTATGTCGATGTTGGGCGTGCCGTACTCGCCCATGGTGCCGAGCTTGACCAGGTGCGCGTCGGGACAGGTCGCCTTCATGGCGTAGAGGATGTTGAGGGTGCCGACGATGTTGTTGACCTGCGTGAAGGTGGCGTGGTGGACGTCGACCATGCTGTAGGGAGCCGATGGGTTTTCACCGAGGTGGACGATGGCGTCGGGCTCGAAGGTGCGCAGGCACTCGTGGACGAAGTTGTAGTCGCGGAGGTCCCCCTTCCTGAACTGAAGATTGACGCCGAAGTGCTCCCGGAAGGCGTCGAGCCTCTCGGTCATGCGCCTTATGGGGGTGGCCGACTGGGAGCCCATCTCGGCCACCCATTCGCGCCTGAGATAGAGGTCGCATCCGCTCACTTCATGGCCCCTGGCCGCGAGATGGAGCGCCAGCGACCAGCCGAGATACCCGTCCACGCCTGCTATGAATACTTTCATGTCGATTCGTCACCTCCATGGTTTTTAGCCGCCCAGACATCACCGGTCTTCAGGCCCGCCGCGAACAACTCGATACGGCCCATCAGTAAAGCACATATAAACAGAGACTGTCAACAAGGCCTTTCCCGGCGACGCCATCAATGGACGCAAAGCGAGCGCCCGGGGCTCATCTACACCTTCACTTTCTCGCCACCACGAAGAAGACCTTGTAAGCGCCGCAGGGCCGATCGGCCGGGATGGACACGGGCGGTTCGTATGGTGCCATGCCGTCGTGGATCACGGCGGGCATGGGTTCGAGCCTGCCGAAGACGAGCCTCTTCAACACCTCCCTGCCCTTCAACGTCCTTGGAATGAGGTTGAGCGCCACGGCGGCCCTCTTGACAAGAGAGAGGAGACTGCCGCTCACCCCCCCGTCCCCGACGGGCGAATCGCCGAAGAAATCGACTTCTCCGAAACCGCCCTCCTTCAGCATGGCGGAGAGCTCGGGAACCGAGAAGTAGCGCGTGCTGAAGGGACTCGGATGAAAGTCGGCCCAGTCCCGGTTCACGGTGCAGACGATGAGGACGCCTCCGTCGCGCAACACACGAAAGGCCTCTGATACGAACCTCT comes from the Deltaproteobacteria bacterium genome and includes:
- a CDS encoding NAD-dependent epimerase/dehydratase family protein gives rise to the protein MKVFIAGVDGYLGWSLALHLAARGHEVSGCDLYLRREWVAEMGSQSATPIRRMTERLDAFREHFGVNLQFRKGDLRDYNFVHECLRTFEPDAIVHLGENPSAPYSMVDVHHATFTQVNNIVGTLNILYAMKATCPDAHLVKLGTMGEYGTPNIDIPEGYFTIEYRGRKDTLPFPRQAGSWYHQSKVHDSNNVMLACRLWGLRATDIMQGVVFGTRIDEMGDDERLCTRFDFDQCFGTAINRYCAQAVIGHPLTPYGKGGQRRGFLPLRDSMQCLTIAIENPAGRGECRVFNQFEEVYNITELAEKVKRVAGEFGLDVTVRNLENPRQEMEEHYYNPDHEHLLRLGYKPTHDVEAEMRIMIKDLIKYRDRIEARKEALIPDVRWSGERRKVSFVAAPTPAGAE
- a CDS encoding response regulator, with product MAREKILVVDDDLSVGETIKRMLSAAGYRVAVEGDGDKGLERFADESFDLVLTDIMMPAMSGLEFINRLRRDVSTDLPVVVITAHTSFETAVELIRHGAQGFVTKPFTRKELLSTVEEVLRKSAVVKENIKLKGLLPIFEVNKRLLVEHDIDRLLDMVVEESARYTGAELASIMLLDDDGSLMMKAYRTRRSGAGGLDDGSLKVMAGEGFVGRVAEQKEPVVLDSRTETDPQLKEMMRKRNIRSALCLPIVMKDVSLGVLNLINFKRDHPFSHSDLEIATVLCGQAAIAIENARLYKRLSGTYMGIIATLASTIEARDPHTGGHAARMVRYSEAIAREMGVSGRELETIRRAALLHDIGKIGIPDGVLLKKGTFTDEDFAVIKEHPEIGGRILNNMEGLEEVALLVNYHHEHYNGRGYPHGVGGDAIPLGARIIAVADAFEVMTSARPYRRAVSESDAVAELRRMSGTQFDPKVVEAFEMALARMGRFAGRGGKVVSPKGAVHVLTSPKRA
- a CDS encoding DUF1015 domain-containing protein; its protein translation is MTEIRPFRAIRYNKDKVGTMDAVMAPPYDVISPQLQDELYRRHPYNIVRLILGKTSGSDRPGDDRYSRAAADLARWLDEGVLVRDEKPALYYYTQTFEIDGVERTRKGFIALARLEELGGGSIHAHERTLSGPKADRLRLMEACKANFSSIFSLYSDPELTLNRLFDSVTGEPHLDVADDEGVRNRLWVVDDPDVLRRAAESMAGRSLFIADGHHRYETALNYRRMMLEARPDATGLEPFNYVMMYFSNMDDEGMVVLPTHRIVHGLEGFDGGDFLRRVGAYFHVTELPFGAAGEADARRRLFAGLDEAHRAGRNAFGLFMRGRDSYCLLTLKDRSVLDRLLGPSVPEVYKSLDVTVLHSLIIGEVLGVTQEDQARQKNLIYVKGSREVIERGRDEKAQLLFIMNPTDISEVKAVAEAGLVMPQKSTYFYPKLLSGLTINPLAGEEAVCMESL
- a CDS encoding class I SAM-dependent methyltransferase, whose product is MAVKTETDYHSITELPGAGASKEQIKRLYTRYRFAAPYCKSKDVLEVACGSGIGLGYLAQTARRVVGGDIDDRNLGIAKGIYADDPKVAVDKMDAHALPWSEASFDVVLLYEAIYYLDAERFVSEAFRVLRDGGVLIVCTVNRDWADFHPSPFSTRYFSVPELSAMLKEGGFGEVDFFGDSPVGDGGVSGSLLSLVKRAAVALNLIPRTLKGREVLKRLVFGRLEPMPAVIHDGMAPYEPPVSIPADRPCGAYKVFFVVARK
- a CDS encoding NAD-dependent epimerase/dehydratase family protein — encoded protein: MCAGAGSAGRSPSLRPRRRPGRSRKPSMRRILITGGCGFIGTNLVSRLAGRAASGAVRIRVLDDLSVGTEAALAEAAASGGLAVRRRDAAAPSSASGDGDIDLMVGDIRRRDHCLAATEGIDAVVHLAAHAGVIPSVKDPFHDFEVNAVGTLNMLDGSVKNGVDRFILASSNAPMGKAEPPMSEERAPAPLSPYGASKLACEGYCSAFHGSYGLRTLSLRFSNLYGPRSLHKNSVVARFIKDAMTKGGLTVYGDGLQTRDFLHVDDLTGLLGSLVETSGDEGPWGGTVNLGTGRETRIIDLARMVCELAGPHVEIVFEPERRGELRRNFSDISKARRLLGFEPRIEVGDGVASVYRWFASMGAERVAAAPTLSGSE
- a CDS encoding sugar phosphate isomerase/epimerase, whose translation is MKKRPLHVHVPFTILAERFDEIVEARINPEIYFDAESLDGADTAQLGELARGLRRNGLAATFHGPYLSLNPGAPDERVRELTVERYMQVLSAAAIFRPSVVVLHACYDERVYDGDRELWFSQSMKSWPAVADEARRVGTVIAAENIFEEEPSTLERLVRAVDSKSFGVCLDSGHLNVFSTVALERWFESVGSFIAEVHIHDNHGRYDEHLAVGDGTVDFPLFFSLLARYASDPVCTIEPHGEDVLRRALDAVAPYLEIE